The following coding sequences are from one Scomber japonicus isolate fScoJap1 chromosome 3, fScoJap1.pri, whole genome shotgun sequence window:
- the LOC128355201 gene encoding ADP-ribosylation factor 4-like, whose amino-acid sequence MGVYISHIFSRFTTKKPVRILMVGLDAAGKTTILYKLKLAEVVTTIPTIGFNVETVEYKNISFTVWDVGGQSVIRPLWRHYYVNTQGLIFVVDSTDPERIKEAADELHKMLEDDELRDATLLVFANKQDLPRAMPVSDIAEALSLSGVSQPWFVQASCAVSGTGLAEGLDWLSNQIQ is encoded by the exons ATGGGTGTCTACATCTCACACATCTTCTCCAGGTTCACCACCAAGAAACCTGTCAGGATTTTAATGG tgGGTCTGGATGCAGCAGGGAAAACCACTATCCTGTACAAACTGAAGCTGGCTGAGGTCGTCACCACCATCCCAACTATTG gttttaATGTAGAGACAGTGGAGTACAAGAACATCAGTTTTACAGTTTGGGATGTCGGCGGTCAGTCAGTCATCAGACCCTTGTGGAGACATTACTACGTAAACACACAG GGTCTGATATTTGTGGTGGACAGCACCGACCCTGAGAGGATCAAAGAAGCTGCTGACGAGCTGCACAAGATG ttAGAAGATGACGAACTGAGAGACGCAACCTTACTGGTGTTCGCTAACAAACAGGATTTACCCCGAGCCATGCCAGTTAGTGACATCGCAGAGGCCCTGAGCCTATCAGGAGTCTCACAGCCG tggttTGTCCAGGCGTCCTGTGCTGTGAGTGGTACTGGTCTGGCCGAGGGTCTGGACTGGCTCTCCAACCAGATCCAGTAG
- the appl1 gene encoding DCC-interacting protein 13-alpha isoform X1, which produces MPGIDKLPIEETLEDSPQTRSLLGVFEEDTAAISNYCTQLYQAMQRIYDAQNELSAATHLTSRLLKEYDKQRFPLGGDDEVMSSTLQQFAKVIDELSSCHAVLSTQLADAMMFPITQFKERDLKEILTLKEVFQIASDDHDTAINRYSRLSKKRDNDKVRAEVVEDVYTSRKKQHQTMMHYFCSLNTLQYKKKTALLEPLLGYMQAQISFFKLGSENLTQQWEDFLGTIGTSVQNVRREMEEEVGQMQQTIQQMEMSSDPLYAPCDPDPVHSPVCRNLTRKQGYLYIRNKTGLVSSSWERQYFFTQGGNLMQQGRGEVAGGLVTDLDNSSVMAVDSDDRRFCFQVTSFDGKKVVTLQAESRKDCEEVRGLLLVCLAMTSCSCFLTATLCFLLQWVSTINNISKRIYLSENAEELAARVNQSALEAVTPSPSFQQRHESMRPSSKGRSGRTSSISSVGSEPSPALSVLSLDALVAPDTPIQFDIISPVSEENSGQSKTAAQSGRRSNPFGESGENTSEDNEDSILHQLFIVRFLGSMEVRTAETADVISETMRQILAARAIHNIFRMTESHLLVTCDCLKLIDPQTQVTRLRFPLSTVVQCSSHQDNKRLFGFVLHSASGRAVCYIFESNNDGEKICDSIGLAKQIAFHSEMDRKSVEKRKEQDKAKEKQQEELSKQKQIEKDLEEQSRLIAASSRPANPPASADGQFLVLSNSQSEDSDAGDEGKKKGESEA; this is translated from the exons ATGCCCGGGATAGACAAGCTGCCGATAGAGGAGACGCTGGAGGACAGTCCGCAG aCTCGTTCTCTGCTGGGAGTGTTTGAGGAGGACACTGCAGCCATCTCCAATTACTGTACGCAGCTCTACCAGGCTATGCAGAGGATTTATGatgcacag aaTGAGCTGAGTGCTGCAACACACCTGACCTCCAGACTGCTGAAAGAGTACGACAAACAG CGTTTTCCTCTAGGGGGCGACGATGAGGTGATGAGCTCCACCCTACAACAGTTTGCAAAAGTCATTGATGAG tTGAGCTCCTGTCATGCTGTCTTATCCACCCAACTTGCAGATGCCATGATGTTTCCCATCACTCAGTTTAAAGAGAGAGACCTGAAGG aGATCCTCACTCTGAAGGAAGTCTTCCAAATAGCCAGCGATG ATCATGACACGGCCATTAACAGATACAGCCGCCTGTCCAAGAAGAGGGACAACGATAAG gtgcgGGCGGAGGTGGTGGAGGACGTTTACACCTCCCGCAAGAAACAGCACCAGACCATGATGCACTACTTCTGCTCACTGAACACACTACAGTACAAGAAGAAGACGGCTCTGCTGGAGCCGCTGCTGGGATACATGCAGgcccag aTCAGTTTTTTTAAGCTGGGTTCAGAAAATCTCACCCAGCAGTGGGAAGACTTCCTGGGAACCATAGGAACCAGCGTCCAGAA cgtCCGTcgggagatggaggaggaggttggGCAGATGCAGCAGACCATCCAGCAGATGGAGATGTCATCTGACCCGCTGTACGCACCATGTGACCCCGACCCCGTCCACTCACCTGTGTGTCGCAACCTGACCAGGAAGCAGGGCTACCTGTACATTCGcaa TAAGACGGGCCTGGTGTCGTCGTCATGGGAACGTCAGTACTTCTTCACGCAGGGAGGCAACCTGATGCAGCAGGGCCGGGGCGAGGTGGCGGGCGGCCTGGTCACAGACCTCGACAACTCCTCCGTCATGGCGGTCGACAGTGACGACCGCCGCTTCTGCTTCCAGGTTACTTCCTTCGATGGCAAGAA agttGTGACGCTGCAGGCGGAGAGCAGGAAGGACTGCGAGGAGGTAAGAGGTCTTCTTCTTGTTTGTCTTGCTatgacttcctgttcctgtttcctCACTGCGactctttgcttcctcctccagtGGGTCTCCACCATCAACAACATCTCCAAGAGGATCTACCTGAGTGAGAACGCAGAG GAGCTGGCAGCCAGAGTAAACCAATCAGCTCTTGAAGCCGTGACGCCGTCGCCATCCTTCCAACAGAGACACGAGAGCATGAGACCCAGCAG TAAAGGGCGTTCGGGCCGAACCAGCAGTATAAGCTCTGTGGGCTCCGAGCCATCGCCTGCCCTCTCTGTGCTCTCATTGGATGCGCTGGTTGCCCCGGATACACCGATCCAGTTTGACATCATTTCCCCCGTCAGCGAGGAGAACTCAGGACAGAGCAAGACGGCAGCGCAGTCCGGCAG aaGGAGTAATCCCTTTGGAGAGTCAGGAGAGAACACATCAGAAGACAATGAAG ACTCGATCCTCCACCAGCTCTTCATTGTTCGCTTCCTGGGCTCCATGGAGGTGAGGACCGCCGAGACGGCCGACGTGATCTCTGAGACCATGAGGCAGATCCTGGCAGCCAGAGCCATACACAACATCTTCAGGATGACCGAGTCCCACCTGCTGGTCACCTGTGACTGCCTCAA ACTCATTGATCCGCAGACACAAGTCACTCGTCTCAGG TTCCCTCTCTCCACTGTCGTCCAGTGTTCCTCCCATCAGGACAACAAAAGACTGTTCGGTTTCGTTCTGCACTCGGCCAGCGGGAGAGCCGTCTGCTACATCTTCGAGTCCAACAACGATGGAGAGAAG ATCTGTGACAGTATCGGCCTGGCCAAGCAGATCGCCTTCCACTCTGAGATG GACCGTAAGTCCgtggagaagaggaaggagcagGACAAGGCCAAAGAGAAACAGCAGGAGGAACTCAGCAAACAGAAACAGATAGAGAAG GATTTGGAGGAGCAGAGCCGTTTGATCGCCGCCTCGAGTCGTCCTGCGAACCCGCCCGCCTCCGCTGACGGACAGTTCCTAGTGCTAAGCAACAGCCAATCGGAGGACAGCGATGCCGGGGAcgaggggaagaagaagggcGAGTCTGAAGCCTAA
- the LOC128355348 gene encoding kelch-like protein 10, translated as MTSAALNELRREERLCDVVIKVDDVEFKAHKVILCGCSAYFRALFTGAWATSEKQVYNIPGVLPEMMNLIICYAYTDSVPVTEDNVVEILAAADQFLVPGIVQACSFFLEDQLCLNNCIGIWKLVDFYHCPDLKYKVFLYILYHFLEVVNASKEFLDLSVQELAAIIENDHLNVRREDKVFETILYWINHLPAQRRGYISELLPKVRLGFMTADYLQHNVIDNDLVKDSFECIPTINDAVNAFLDIRAYGLANLDYSSPLIRPRLPPAILLATGGKDGSTPVTSVQAYDLRADRWWTLSTEEICRAHHGTAVLNGSMYLIGGCSREAHLNTVLRFDLVTRTWHEVGSMEYCRCYVSVAVLNGCIYAMGGYNGHAYYNTVECYRQETNQWTMAPPMRTKRCGASSATLNGKIYMCGGFNGRRSLSSAECYDPETRQWTLISHMRNSRSGLGVVAYKDCIYAVGGTFTGTSHLCSAEAYNPQTNRWHAVPSMSAPRSYFGIEVVDEQLFVVGGFNGVNTMMSVERYDEEAGMWYDASNTRVPCSGLSCSVLHGNHAVVEQLFPRDATTLANVQQAAGGSV; from the exons ATGACATCTGCAGCCTTAAATGAACTGAGACGAGAGGAAAGACTGTGTGATGTGGTGATCAAAGTGGATGACGTTGAATTCAAGGCCCACAAGGTCATTCTGTGTGGCTGCAGTGCGTACTTTCG TGCTCTCTTCACCGGTGCCTGGGCAACCTCAGAGAAGCAGGTCTACAATATCCCTGGAGTGTTGCCAGAGATGATGAACCTCATCATCTGTTACGCATACACAGACTCTGTTCCTGTGACGGAGGACAATGTGGTGGAGATTCTGGCAGCTGCAGACCAGTTCTTGGTCCCGGGGATTGTTCAGGCCTGCTCCTTCTTCCTGGAGGACCAGCTGTGTCTAAATAATTGCATTGGCATCTGGAAGCTGGTGGACTTCTACCATTGCCCTGACCTGAAGTACAAGGTCTTCCTCTACATCCTGTACCACTTTCTGGAGGTAGTTAATGCCTCAAAGGAGTTCCTGGATCTCTCTGTCCAAGAGCTGGCTGCTATCATTGAGAACGACCACCTCAACGTTAGACGGGAAGACAAGGTGTTTGAGACCATCCTCTACTGGATTAACCACCTGCCCGCCCAAAGACGAGGTTACATTTCTGAGCTGTTGCCCAAG GTGCGGCTAGGCTTCATGACCGCTGACTACCTCCAACATAATGTGATCGACAACGATCTGGTGAAGGATAGCTTTGAATGTATACCCACCATTAATGATGCGGTGAATGCATTTTTGGATATAAGGGCATATGGACTGGCAAACCTGGACTACAGTAGCCCACTGATCCGCCCACGCCTGCCTCCCGCTATTCTATTAGCCACTGGAGGTAAAGATGGCAGCACTCCAGTGACCTCCGTCCAGGCCTACGATCTCCGGGCTGACCGCTGGTGGACGTTGAGCACTGAGGAGATCTGTCGCGCTCACCACGGCACTGCTGTCCTCAACGGCTCTATGTACCTGATTGGTGGCTGCAGCCGTGAAGCCCACTTGAATACCGTACTAAGGTTTGACCTCGTGACCCGCACGTGGCACGAGGTGGGATCCATGGAGTACTGCCGCTGCTATGTCAGTGTTGCTGTGCTGAATGGCTGCATCTATGCCATGGGAGGGTACAACGGACATGCTTACTATAACACCGTAGAGTGCTACAGGCAAGAGACTAACCAGTGGACCATGGCGCCACCCATGCGTACAAAGAGGTGTGGGGCCAGTTCTGCAACTCTAAATGGGAAG ATCTACATGTGCGGGGGCTTCAATGGGCGTCGCAGCCTGTCTTCTGCTGAATGCTACGACCCTGAGACCAGACAATGGACCCTCATCTCCCACATGAGAAACTCTCGCAGTGGCCTGGGGGTGGTGGCCTACAAAGATTGTATCTATGCA GTTGGTGGCACCTTCACTGGGACTTCCCATCTGTGCAGTGCTGAGGCCTACAACCCTCAAACCAACAGGTGGCATGCCGTGCCGTCCATGTCCGCCCCCCGCAGCTACTTTGGCATTGAGGTTGTGGATGAGCAGCTCTTTGTGGTTGGAGGATTCAACGGTGTCAACACCATGATGTCTGTAGAGCGCTATGATGAGGAGGCTGGCATGTGGTACGATGCCTCCAACACCAGGGTGCCCTGCAGCGGCCTGAGCTGCTCTGTGCTACACGGAAACCACGCAGTGGTGGAGCAGCTGTTCCCTCGTGATGCTACGACGCTCGCCAATGTGCAGCAAGCTGCAGGAGGATCCGTCTGA
- the appl1 gene encoding DCC-interacting protein 13-alpha isoform X2, whose amino-acid sequence MPGIDKLPIEETLEDSPQTRSLLGVFEEDTAAISNYCTQLYQAMQRIYDAQNELSAATHLTSRLLKEYDKQRFPLGGDDEVMSSTLQQFAKVIDELSSCHAVLSTQLADAMMFPITQFKERDLKEILTLKEVFQIASDDHDTAINRYSRLSKKRDNDKVRAEVVEDVYTSRKKQHQTMMHYFCSLNTLQYKKKTALLEPLLGYMQAQISFFKLGSENLTQQWEDFLGTIGTSVQNVRREMEEEVGQMQQTIQQMEMSSDPLYAPCDPDPVHSPVCRNLTRKQGYLYIRNKTGLVSSSWERQYFFTQGGNLMQQGRGEVAGGLVTDLDNSSVMAVDSDDRRFCFQVTSFDGKKVVTLQAESRKDCEEWVSTINNISKRIYLSENAEELAARVNQSALEAVTPSPSFQQRHESMRPSSKGRSGRTSSISSVGSEPSPALSVLSLDALVAPDTPIQFDIISPVSEENSGQSKTAAQSGRRSNPFGESGENTSEDNEDSILHQLFIVRFLGSMEVRTAETADVISETMRQILAARAIHNIFRMTESHLLVTCDCLKLIDPQTQVTRLRFPLSTVVQCSSHQDNKRLFGFVLHSASGRAVCYIFESNNDGEKICDSIGLAKQIAFHSEMDRKSVEKRKEQDKAKEKQQEELSKQKQIEKDLEEQSRLIAASSRPANPPASADGQFLVLSNSQSEDSDAGDEGKKKGESEA is encoded by the exons ATGCCCGGGATAGACAAGCTGCCGATAGAGGAGACGCTGGAGGACAGTCCGCAG aCTCGTTCTCTGCTGGGAGTGTTTGAGGAGGACACTGCAGCCATCTCCAATTACTGTACGCAGCTCTACCAGGCTATGCAGAGGATTTATGatgcacag aaTGAGCTGAGTGCTGCAACACACCTGACCTCCAGACTGCTGAAAGAGTACGACAAACAG CGTTTTCCTCTAGGGGGCGACGATGAGGTGATGAGCTCCACCCTACAACAGTTTGCAAAAGTCATTGATGAG tTGAGCTCCTGTCATGCTGTCTTATCCACCCAACTTGCAGATGCCATGATGTTTCCCATCACTCAGTTTAAAGAGAGAGACCTGAAGG aGATCCTCACTCTGAAGGAAGTCTTCCAAATAGCCAGCGATG ATCATGACACGGCCATTAACAGATACAGCCGCCTGTCCAAGAAGAGGGACAACGATAAG gtgcgGGCGGAGGTGGTGGAGGACGTTTACACCTCCCGCAAGAAACAGCACCAGACCATGATGCACTACTTCTGCTCACTGAACACACTACAGTACAAGAAGAAGACGGCTCTGCTGGAGCCGCTGCTGGGATACATGCAGgcccag aTCAGTTTTTTTAAGCTGGGTTCAGAAAATCTCACCCAGCAGTGGGAAGACTTCCTGGGAACCATAGGAACCAGCGTCCAGAA cgtCCGTcgggagatggaggaggaggttggGCAGATGCAGCAGACCATCCAGCAGATGGAGATGTCATCTGACCCGCTGTACGCACCATGTGACCCCGACCCCGTCCACTCACCTGTGTGTCGCAACCTGACCAGGAAGCAGGGCTACCTGTACATTCGcaa TAAGACGGGCCTGGTGTCGTCGTCATGGGAACGTCAGTACTTCTTCACGCAGGGAGGCAACCTGATGCAGCAGGGCCGGGGCGAGGTGGCGGGCGGCCTGGTCACAGACCTCGACAACTCCTCCGTCATGGCGGTCGACAGTGACGACCGCCGCTTCTGCTTCCAGGTTACTTCCTTCGATGGCAAGAA agttGTGACGCTGCAGGCGGAGAGCAGGAAGGACTGCGAGGAG tGGGTCTCCACCATCAACAACATCTCCAAGAGGATCTACCTGAGTGAGAACGCAGAG GAGCTGGCAGCCAGAGTAAACCAATCAGCTCTTGAAGCCGTGACGCCGTCGCCATCCTTCCAACAGAGACACGAGAGCATGAGACCCAGCAG TAAAGGGCGTTCGGGCCGAACCAGCAGTATAAGCTCTGTGGGCTCCGAGCCATCGCCTGCCCTCTCTGTGCTCTCATTGGATGCGCTGGTTGCCCCGGATACACCGATCCAGTTTGACATCATTTCCCCCGTCAGCGAGGAGAACTCAGGACAGAGCAAGACGGCAGCGCAGTCCGGCAG aaGGAGTAATCCCTTTGGAGAGTCAGGAGAGAACACATCAGAAGACAATGAAG ACTCGATCCTCCACCAGCTCTTCATTGTTCGCTTCCTGGGCTCCATGGAGGTGAGGACCGCCGAGACGGCCGACGTGATCTCTGAGACCATGAGGCAGATCCTGGCAGCCAGAGCCATACACAACATCTTCAGGATGACCGAGTCCCACCTGCTGGTCACCTGTGACTGCCTCAA ACTCATTGATCCGCAGACACAAGTCACTCGTCTCAGG TTCCCTCTCTCCACTGTCGTCCAGTGTTCCTCCCATCAGGACAACAAAAGACTGTTCGGTTTCGTTCTGCACTCGGCCAGCGGGAGAGCCGTCTGCTACATCTTCGAGTCCAACAACGATGGAGAGAAG ATCTGTGACAGTATCGGCCTGGCCAAGCAGATCGCCTTCCACTCTGAGATG GACCGTAAGTCCgtggagaagaggaaggagcagGACAAGGCCAAAGAGAAACAGCAGGAGGAACTCAGCAAACAGAAACAGATAGAGAAG GATTTGGAGGAGCAGAGCCGTTTGATCGCCGCCTCGAGTCGTCCTGCGAACCCGCCCGCCTCCGCTGACGGACAGTTCCTAGTGCTAAGCAACAGCCAATCGGAGGACAGCGATGCCGGGGAcgaggggaagaagaagggcGAGTCTGAAGCCTAA
- the LOC128355202 gene encoding ADP-ribosylation factor 4-like, with the protein MGVYISHIFSRFTSKKPVRILMVGLDAAGKTTILYKLKLAEVITTIPTTNGYNIETVEYKNISFSLWDVGSESIIRRMWKHYLENTQGLIFVVDSTDPERIKEAADELHKMLEDEELKETPLLVFANKQDLPRAMSVSDITEALSLSGVSQPWFVQASSAVSGTGLAEGLDWLSNQIQ; encoded by the exons ATGGGTGTCTACATCTCACACATCTTCTCCAGGTTCACCTCCAAGAAACCTGTCAGGATTTTAATGG tgGGTCTGGATGCAGCAGGGAAAACCACTATCCTGTACAAACTGAAGCTGGCTGAGGTCATCACCACCATCCCAACTACTAATG GTTATAATATAGAGACAGTGGAGTACAAGAACATCAGTTTTTCACTTTGGGATGTCGGCAGTGAGTCAATCATCAGACGCATGTGGAAACATTACTTGGAGAACACACAG GGTCTGATATTTGTGGTGGACAGCACCGACCCTGAGCGCATCAAAGAAGCTGCTGACGAGCTGCACAAGATG ttAGAAGACGAAGAACTGAAAGAGACGCCCTTACTGGTGTTCGCTAACAAACAGGATTTACCCCGAGCCATGTCggtcagtgacatcacagaggcCCTGAGCCTATCAGGAGTCTCACAGCCG tggtTTGTCCAGGCTTCCTCTGCTGTGAGTGGTACTGGTCTGGCCGAGGGTCTGGACTGGCTCTCCAACCAGATCCAGTAG